From the Acidicapsa ligni genome, one window contains:
- a CDS encoding amino acid permease has translation MIKDSENPENCLKKTLGPWSLTALGIGAVIGSGIFTVIGTAISGSKASVADWSKIPVADFLLHHSALGGRPGAGPAIAISLILVAFVCGLTGLCYAELASMIPIAGSAYTYAYATLGELVAWIIGWDLILEYAGSNMTVSVGFAAHVVDLLDWFGLHPSARWISPAYLSDGLTDLQGNTLYNPGWHFGFNIPAFLVVLLLTVLLVRGIQESAKANNAMVLIKIGAILVFVFAALGYIHPGNWHPYAPHGVSGILTGGSIIFFTYIGFDSVSTAAEECKQPQRDLPIGIITTLIVCTVLYLAVAICLTGLVPWQSMVDDAAPVVNALKKLSHLPGGHPLHWIRLVVLIGALMGMISSLLVYQLGQSRVWFSMSRDGLLPRIFSRVHPVFRTPSFSTWVAGFLVAIPSGLFDIELLADLSNIGTLFAFMLVSIGVLVLRYREPERRRGFRVPGGPVIPVLSIFFCILLMCGLPIITWFRFFIWLVIGLGIYFFYSRHRSEFAKVR, from the coding sequence CTGATTAAGGATTCCGAGAATCCTGAAAACTGCCTCAAAAAGACCCTCGGCCCCTGGTCGCTGACCGCGCTTGGGATCGGTGCTGTGATCGGTTCGGGGATTTTTACGGTCATAGGGACCGCTATCTCCGGCAGCAAGGCCAGTGTCGCCGATTGGTCCAAAATACCCGTCGCGGATTTTCTTTTGCACCACTCCGCACTGGGCGGTCGGCCCGGCGCAGGCCCTGCTATCGCCATTTCGCTGATTCTCGTCGCCTTCGTCTGCGGGCTGACGGGCCTTTGCTACGCTGAACTCGCCTCCATGATTCCCATCGCCGGCTCCGCTTACACCTATGCGTATGCGACGCTGGGGGAACTCGTCGCGTGGATCATCGGCTGGGATCTGATCCTGGAGTATGCCGGGTCAAACATGACGGTCAGTGTTGGCTTTGCCGCGCACGTAGTGGACCTGCTGGACTGGTTCGGCCTCCATCCCTCCGCGCGGTGGATCTCACCGGCCTATCTCTCCGACGGACTGACGGATCTGCAAGGCAACACCCTCTACAATCCCGGCTGGCATTTTGGCTTCAACATTCCCGCCTTCCTGGTGGTGCTGCTGCTTACCGTGCTGCTGGTGCGGGGAATTCAGGAGTCGGCGAAAGCAAACAACGCAATGGTGCTCATCAAGATTGGGGCCATTCTCGTCTTTGTGTTTGCCGCGCTCGGCTACATTCATCCCGGCAACTGGCATCCCTACGCTCCCCACGGCGTCTCGGGAATTCTTACCGGCGGCTCCATTATCTTTTTCACCTACATCGGTTTTGATTCGGTTTCGACTGCCGCAGAGGAATGCAAGCAACCCCAGCGCGATCTGCCGATTGGAATCATCACAACGCTGATTGTCTGTACCGTGCTGTACCTGGCGGTGGCAATCTGCCTTACCGGGCTGGTTCCCTGGCAGTCCATGGTGGACGATGCCGCCCCAGTAGTGAACGCTCTCAAGAAGCTTTCGCATCTCCCCGGCGGGCATCCGCTGCATTGGATTCGGCTGGTCGTGCTGATCGGCGCACTCATGGGCATGATTTCGTCGCTGTTGGTGTATCAGCTCGGGCAATCACGCGTCTGGTTTTCAATGTCTCGCGACGGTCTATTGCCCAGGATCTTCAGCCGTGTCCATCCGGTCTTTCGTACGCCATCCTTCTCGACGTGGGTCGCCGGATTTCTCGTAGCCATCCCGTCGGGGCTTTTCGATATCGAACTGCTGGCCGACCTCTCGAACATCGGTACTCTCTTCGCTTTCATGCTGGTGTCCATCGGCGTGCTGGTGCTTCGTTATCGCGAGCCTGAGCGCCGACGTGGCTTCCGTGTACCGGGTGGTCCGGTTATCCCGGTACTGAGCATTTTCTTCTGCATCTTGCTAATGTGCGGCCTGCCCATCATCACCTGGTTCCGATTCTTTATCTGGCTTGTCATCGGATTGGGAATCTATTTCTTCTACAGCCGTCACCGCTCAGAGTTCGCCAAGGTACGCTAG
- a CDS encoding ATP-dependent helicase: MQLQIDQLNPEQRAAVETVDGPVLILAGAGSGKTRVITYRIAYLIQEKGAAPDSILAVTFTNKASKEMGERIDKLLGHGALTKPTIATFHSLCVRILRRDIEALRINGEGLTRTFAIYDENDQQSIVKAIMKRMGLDTKQLTPRTVLGRISWAKSHMIDPQEYYLGSTDPGSERIAHIYESYRKEMQKNNALDFDDLLLETVRLLKSSSEVRERYQRRYKYLLVDEYQDTNRPQYELMKMLAGERKNVCAVGDEDQSIYSWRGADIRNILEFEQDFPNAKIIRLEQNYRSTQVILEAAGAVVANNAQRKGKTLWTERDGGAMVGYYEAPDGENEALFIADRINKYLREAGSDTTPGREVPKCAVLYRTNSQSRLVEEALRRYAIKYTMVGGFSFYERAEIRDLLSYLKLVQNPHDSVALQRVVNVPTRGIGKTTLETLERLALETGISTWDAIGHAIKNQLVPARACVALEGFRRLITDARAILDPDFAGKLAEDLAGAGDIAEAEPEAAVDADFSFGENTSFDFGEADGGEGTNFDFGAEGEVEPAGESSAAPAFDLAMLSPFSKSNEDKQAAISARRTAERRAAAATSGGTASYFDSANDAAFRKPGDRGTLPELIRFIIDRSGYIRVLEQEGSPEAVSRIENLKELANAAQDAEERGETLSDFLDHAALVSDTDKFNEDSRVTLMSLHAAKGLEFPLVFLTGLEEGLFPHSRTLTDPNGLEEERRLCYVGMTRAMDTLVITRAQYRRRYGNDAPEASTPSRFLEEIPGRLIENLGRPFGGESSRSGYGSGYRSGYGGGGSNSDFESGHYSYEDEDQSGSASGTAPGRAPAGKYGHLKATPYPPNKPTVWPPQRKPAATTGSKSSEKEPDSIDNIAQFFGGRAGGSSFSKPKLEVPEVSGAAGLKKGSRVRHGKYGEGTVILREGDGEDAKLTVHFARFGVKKLIEKFAQLEKL; the protein is encoded by the coding sequence TTGCAGCTTCAAATAGACCAACTGAATCCTGAACAGCGTGCCGCCGTCGAAACCGTAGATGGCCCGGTGCTGATTCTGGCTGGAGCTGGGTCGGGCAAGACGCGCGTGATCACCTACCGCATCGCTTACCTGATCCAGGAGAAGGGTGCCGCTCCGGACTCGATCCTTGCTGTGACCTTTACCAACAAGGCTTCAAAGGAGATGGGTGAGCGCATTGACAAGCTGCTCGGCCACGGAGCGTTAACCAAGCCGACGATTGCGACCTTCCACTCGCTCTGCGTCAGGATTCTGCGGCGCGATATAGAAGCCCTGCGCATCAACGGCGAGGGCCTGACGCGCACTTTCGCCATTTATGACGAAAATGATCAGCAGTCGATCGTCAAGGCGATCATGAAGCGCATGGGGCTGGATACGAAGCAGCTTACGCCGCGCACCGTACTCGGTCGGATTTCGTGGGCCAAAAGCCACATGATCGATCCGCAGGAGTACTACCTCGGTTCCACCGACCCGGGCAGCGAGCGCATCGCGCATATCTACGAGAGCTATCGCAAGGAGATGCAGAAGAACAACGCGTTGGACTTCGACGATCTGCTGCTTGAAACAGTGCGTCTGCTGAAGTCTTCGAGCGAAGTTCGCGAACGCTACCAGCGTCGCTACAAATACCTTCTGGTGGACGAATATCAGGATACGAATCGTCCGCAATATGAGTTGATGAAGATGCTCGCGGGTGAGCGCAAAAATGTGTGCGCCGTTGGCGATGAGGACCAGAGCATCTATAGCTGGCGCGGCGCCGACATTCGCAACATCCTGGAGTTTGAGCAGGATTTTCCCAATGCGAAGATCATTCGCCTGGAGCAGAATTATCGGTCCACGCAGGTGATTCTTGAAGCCGCAGGCGCCGTGGTAGCAAACAACGCTCAGCGCAAGGGCAAGACTCTCTGGACCGAACGCGACGGCGGAGCGATGGTTGGTTATTACGAAGCTCCCGATGGCGAGAACGAAGCGCTTTTTATTGCCGACAGGATCAACAAATATCTGCGCGAGGCGGGTTCGGATACGACGCCTGGCAGGGAAGTTCCAAAATGCGCGGTGCTGTATCGCACCAATTCGCAATCACGTCTCGTTGAGGAAGCGCTGCGCCGTTACGCGATCAAATACACCATGGTCGGCGGCTTCAGCTTTTATGAGCGCGCGGAAATCCGCGACCTGCTGAGTTATCTCAAACTGGTGCAGAATCCGCATGATTCGGTTGCCCTGCAGCGGGTGGTCAATGTCCCGACACGGGGCATTGGCAAGACGACTCTGGAGACGCTGGAGCGGCTGGCGCTCGAAACAGGAATCTCGACGTGGGATGCAATTGGCCATGCAATCAAGAACCAGCTTGTTCCTGCAAGAGCATGCGTTGCGCTTGAGGGATTTCGCCGCCTGATTACCGACGCGCGCGCGATTCTGGATCCCGATTTTGCGGGCAAATTAGCCGAAGATCTGGCTGGTGCTGGAGATATCGCTGAGGCCGAGCCTGAGGCAGCGGTGGATGCGGATTTCTCGTTTGGAGAGAACACCAGCTTCGACTTTGGCGAGGCGGACGGCGGCGAAGGTACTAATTTTGATTTCGGTGCCGAGGGCGAAGTAGAACCTGCTGGAGAGAGTTCCGCAGCGCCTGCCTTCGATCTGGCCATGCTCTCGCCGTTCAGCAAGAGCAATGAGGATAAGCAGGCCGCCATCTCTGCCCGCCGCACTGCGGAAAGGCGAGCCGCAGCAGCTACATCCGGCGGTACTGCGAGTTACTTTGATTCAGCCAATGACGCGGCCTTTCGCAAGCCGGGCGATCGGGGAACTCTGCCGGAGCTGATTCGCTTCATCATCGATCGCAGCGGGTATATTCGCGTGCTTGAGCAGGAGGGTTCGCCCGAAGCTGTGAGCCGAATAGAAAACCTGAAGGAACTGGCCAACGCGGCGCAGGATGCGGAAGAGCGTGGCGAGACGCTGAGCGACTTCCTCGATCACGCGGCCCTGGTTTCAGATACGGACAAGTTCAATGAAGACTCGCGCGTCACGCTGATGAGCCTGCACGCGGCCAAGGGGCTGGAGTTTCCGCTCGTCTTTCTCACCGGACTTGAAGAGGGATTGTTCCCGCATTCCCGCACGCTGACCGATCCCAATGGTCTGGAAGAGGAGCGAAGGCTTTGCTATGTCGGCATGACCCGCGCAATGGATACGCTGGTCATTACGCGGGCGCAGTATCGTCGACGCTACGGCAATGACGCGCCAGAGGCCAGCACGCCGTCACGCTTTCTGGAAGAGATTCCAGGGCGGCTGATCGAGAATCTTGGGCGTCCTTTTGGGGGCGAGAGCTCGCGTAGCGGATACGGATCGGGCTATCGCAGCGGTTATGGCGGCGGCGGCAGCAATAGCGATTTTGAAAGCGGCCACTACAGTTACGAAGACGAAGACCAGAGCGGCAGCGCCTCCGGGACTGCTCCCGGTCGTGCGCCTGCAGGCAAATATGGCCACCTCAAGGCGACGCCTTATCCGCCTAATAAGCCCACAGTCTGGCCGCCGCAGCGTAAGCCCGCTGCAACCACTGGAAGCAAATCTTCGGAAAAAGAGCCGGATTCTATCGACAATATCGCCCAGTTTTTTGGTGGGCGAGCAGGCGGCAGCAGCTTTTCCAAGCCTAAACTGGAGGTTCCAGAGGTCTCCGGAGCGGCTGGTTTGAAGAAGGGAAGTCGGGTTCGCCATGGAAAATATGGCGAAGGAACCGTAATTCTCCGCGAAGGAGACGGAGAAGATGCGAAACTGACAGTACACTTTGCTCGATTTGGGGTAAAGAAGCTGATCGAGAAGTTCGCGCAACTGGAGAAGCTATAG
- a CDS encoding DUF971 domain-containing protein yields the protein MSHEGIRFLSREEQERLDREERRAAALSRDALTPAKVRVLKTEGTGMEIDWADGHTSHWSFQWLRNACPCASCVEDRKNLGLEPGQARPKPAQVLQMFEAPARPASAHAVGRYAIQFNWQDGHSSGIYSWDFLRRNCQCPVCKGTS from the coding sequence ATGAGTCACGAAGGAATTCGTTTTTTATCCAGGGAAGAACAAGAGCGGCTGGATCGCGAAGAGCGGCGGGCTGCCGCGCTTTCGCGTGATGCGTTGACGCCCGCCAAGGTGCGTGTGTTGAAGACCGAAGGCACCGGCATGGAAATCGATTGGGCCGACGGACACACCAGCCATTGGAGCTTTCAGTGGCTGCGTAATGCATGTCCTTGTGCGAGCTGTGTAGAAGACCGAAAAAATCTTGGACTGGAGCCAGGCCAGGCCAGGCCCAAACCGGCCCAGGTATTGCAAATGTTCGAAGCCCCGGCGCGCCCCGCAAGCGCCCATGCCGTGGGCCGTTATGCCATTCAGTTCAACTGGCAGGATGGCCACAGCAGCGGCATCTACTCCTGGGATTTTCTCCGCCGAAATTGCCAGTGCCCGGTTTGCAAAGGAACCAGCTAA
- a CDS encoding sulfite exporter TauE/SafE family protein: MSLIFIANSVAWHWIELRSIDWHLPWLIVASFLAGTLNAVAGGGSFLSFPAMLSVGLGPIQANATNTVALWPGQLTSIAGYWNDVKKHSKLAVRMSVAGLVGGSAGAIVLLNTPATTFLHLVPWLLLVAALIFAASGPVMNWLKRRATLRGQNLDQNLDQQAASDEPRGLWLLIGATTIVCFYVGYFGAGAGFLIISLLSLFGFQDMNEMNAMKVVSTTMANGMACILFVFSGKVEWRYCLAAMVTCAIGGYLSARISQRMNPRFLRGLVVFIGLGMAAYFFWRNH, encoded by the coding sequence ATGTCTTTGATTTTCATCGCGAATTCCGTTGCATGGCATTGGATCGAGTTACGCTCGATCGACTGGCATCTCCCGTGGCTGATCGTTGCTTCCTTCCTTGCGGGAACGCTGAACGCTGTCGCCGGGGGAGGCTCATTCCTCAGTTTTCCTGCCATGTTGTCGGTCGGTTTAGGTCCCATTCAAGCCAATGCCACCAACACGGTAGCTCTCTGGCCGGGACAACTCACTTCGATAGCCGGCTACTGGAATGATGTTAAGAAGCACTCAAAACTCGCAGTGCGGATGTCGGTTGCGGGATTAGTCGGCGGTTCTGCCGGCGCAATCGTACTGCTGAATACTCCTGCGACAACCTTTCTTCATCTCGTGCCGTGGTTGCTGCTGGTGGCTGCGCTTATCTTCGCAGCGAGCGGGCCTGTTATGAACTGGCTGAAGAGGCGTGCCACGCTTCGAGGCCAAAATCTGGACCAAAATTTGGACCAGCAGGCTGCGTCGGACGAGCCTCGTGGGCTTTGGCTGTTGATTGGCGCAACAACTATCGTCTGCTTCTACGTCGGCTACTTCGGCGCGGGCGCGGGATTTCTGATCATTTCGTTGCTGTCGCTTTTCGGCTTTCAGGACATGAACGAGATGAACGCCATGAAAGTCGTGTCCACCACGATGGCCAATGGAATGGCCTGCATCTTGTTTGTCTTCAGCGGTAAAGTCGAGTGGCGCTATTGCCTCGCTGCAATGGTCACCTGCGCTATCGGCGGCTATCTTTCTGCCCGTATTTCGCAGCGTATGAACCCACGTTTTCTCCGCGGGCTTGTCGTTTTCATCGGGTTGGGAATGGCGGCTTATTTCTTCTGGAGAAATCACTGA
- a CDS encoding FKBP-type peptidyl-prolyl cis-trans isomerase — MKRTFVLFALTAALAAAQTPTTPAPKSTAKPATAGTVHKSATGSSAVKSSTAGTRTAGGIKLPPGIQPVHGLVRSAFALRYQEIKIGTGALAEPNKLYKVAYTGWLAADGKKFDSSLDHPGAAPIQFPQGRGRVIPGWDQGFEGMKIGGKRRLFIPYQLAYGTIGRPPVIPAKSDLIFDVELVAVDDMPTQPMMPGGHPMPRRPGMQPGAPQTAPSPSTPPTTGAPAKPADPAQPSSTAPAPAPATPPVSAPASTPAPADKPANPAQPN, encoded by the coding sequence ATGAAACGAACCTTTGTGCTGTTCGCACTGACGGCTGCTCTTGCCGCCGCTCAAACCCCTACAACTCCTGCTCCCAAGAGCACGGCAAAGCCTGCAACTGCGGGCACAGTACACAAATCTGCGACTGGAAGCTCTGCGGTAAAGAGCTCTACTGCGGGCACCCGGACAGCGGGGGGCATTAAGCTGCCGCCGGGAATTCAGCCGGTTCACGGGTTGGTTCGGTCTGCCTTTGCCCTGCGCTACCAGGAGATCAAAATCGGTACCGGCGCTTTGGCTGAACCCAACAAGCTTTACAAGGTCGCTTACACCGGCTGGCTTGCTGCCGATGGCAAGAAGTTCGATTCCTCCTTGGATCATCCAGGCGCGGCGCCAATCCAGTTTCCACAGGGGCGCGGGCGGGTCATTCCCGGCTGGGATCAGGGCTTTGAGGGTATGAAGATCGGCGGCAAGCGCCGCTTGTTTATTCCCTACCAGCTCGCATACGGAACAATCGGCAGGCCGCCTGTGATTCCGGCCAAGTCCGATCTGATTTTTGATGTGGAGCTGGTGGCGGTAGACGATATGCCTACGCAGCCAATGATGCCCGGCGGACATCCGATGCCGAGGCGGCCCGGTATGCAGCCAGGCGCACCTCAGACTGCTCCTTCACCATCCACTCCGCCGACGACGGGTGCACCGGCAAAACCGGCAGACCCGGCTCAGCCTTCTTCAACCGCGCCTGCACCGGCACCGGCAACTCCGCCCGTATCGGCACCCGCATCCACACCAGCACCCGCGGATAAGCCCGCCAATCCGGCTCAGCCTAACTAA
- a CDS encoding ATP-binding cassette domain-containing protein, with product MALVEVQSVSRNYPRRIGLSQEDRFVVKDVSLTIAAGETLGLVGESGSGKSTLAKMILGLVAPTSGVIRVAGVEVGGNRTQGLRRQMQPVFQDPSAALNPRMKVLEIVTEPLVIHGCEAGAGTSRTALLRAAKELLSSVGLDESALGRYPHEFSGGQKQRINIARALALKPKFVVLDEPVSALDVSVGAQIVNLLRMLQRDHGLTYLFISHSMPLVRYLSTRIAVMEHGRLIEVGESEELCKNPRESYTQKLLAATPELAGNELWGSR from the coding sequence ATGGCCCTGGTTGAAGTTCAATCCGTCAGCAGAAACTACCCGCGTCGCATTGGTCTGAGCCAGGAAGACCGATTCGTGGTCAAAGACGTGAGCCTCACGATTGCCGCTGGCGAGACACTCGGTCTCGTCGGCGAGTCCGGCTCAGGCAAAAGCACACTGGCAAAGATGATCCTCGGACTCGTTGCGCCCACCAGCGGAGTCATCCGAGTGGCCGGAGTGGAAGTCGGCGGCAATCGTACGCAAGGCCTGCGCAGGCAGATGCAGCCAGTCTTTCAGGACCCCTCAGCAGCACTGAATCCGCGTATGAAGGTACTGGAAATAGTGACCGAACCACTCGTGATTCATGGCTGTGAAGCCGGAGCGGGCACCAGCCGGACAGCTCTGTTGCGAGCCGCCAAAGAACTGCTCTCATCCGTCGGATTGGATGAGTCCGCTCTGGGCCGCTATCCGCATGAGTTCAGCGGCGGACAAAAGCAGCGTATCAATATCGCCCGTGCACTCGCGTTGAAGCCAAAGTTTGTCGTGCTGGATGAGCCGGTCTCGGCTCTCGATGTGAGCGTCGGAGCGCAGATTGTCAATCTCCTGCGAATGCTGCAACGCGACCACGGCTTGACCTATCTGTTTATCAGCCATTCGATGCCCCTGGTGCGCTATCTCTCGACGCGCATTGCAGTAATGGAGCATGGCAGGCTGATCGAAGTAGGCGAGTCCGAAGAGCTATGTAAAAATCCACGCGAAAGTTACACGCAAAAGCTTCTCGCGGCGACACCCGAGTTAGCAGGAAATGAGTTATGGGGCAGCCGCTAA
- a CDS encoding amidase, which translates to MTFDRRRFLTACTNAGVASALLPGVLYTLSAQAQGDAAKSEQPKITPQLIEDAAALAGVSLTAEQKAMMLNGLARQRESYAAIRALKIPNSVAPAFVFDPLPPGAKIDTDRKEPRWSNVPSVAAPSKIEDLAFATVRELAELIRSRKVTSLALTQMYLERLKRYDSSLHFTITLTEERALEQARAADAEIASGKYRGLLHGIPWGAKDLLAVKGYPTTWGAGGFERQSFNEDATVVRRLDAAGAVLVAKLTLGALAMGDKWFGGRTRNPWNPKQGSSGSSAGPASAVAAGCVAFAIGSETLGSISSPSTRCGDTGLRPTFGFVPRTGAMALSWTMDKLGPICRSVEDCAIVLNSIHGPDEQDLATRNAAFNWDANLDWKSLRVGYFKGDFDPPKPFKPDAAEANETVEQKKQREHNNAARLVSYARREYDRHFNLAAVEKLRQMGVQLIPVELPDLPYDAMSSLLTAEAAAAFDDLTMTGRDRLLTEQGEEDWPNAFRVSRFYPAVEYIQANRARTLAIRELSKVFEQVDIVVTSSGSEQLVTTNLTGHPALILPNGLRGADSPKPPKTDDGEEDDIGGPNTPVSITFLAGHYQDAKLCAFGRAYQDATGFHKLHPKLD; encoded by the coding sequence ATGACATTTGACCGCAGAAGATTTCTGACGGCCTGTACCAATGCCGGAGTAGCATCAGCGCTGCTCCCCGGAGTTCTGTATACCCTGTCTGCACAGGCCCAGGGCGATGCCGCCAAATCGGAGCAACCAAAGATAACTCCGCAATTGATCGAGGATGCAGCCGCCTTGGCTGGCGTTTCGCTGACCGCCGAACAAAAGGCCATGATGCTCAACGGGCTTGCCCGCCAGCGCGAATCCTACGCAGCAATTCGAGCACTGAAGATTCCCAATAGCGTCGCACCGGCATTTGTATTCGATCCCTTGCCGCCGGGCGCGAAGATCGACACCGATCGCAAAGAGCCGCGCTGGAGTAATGTTCCCTCGGTCGCGGCTCCATCCAAAATCGAAGATCTGGCTTTTGCCACGGTGCGAGAATTAGCCGAGCTGATCCGGTCGCGTAAAGTAACCTCGCTCGCCCTCACGCAGATGTATCTGGAGCGCCTTAAACGATACGACAGCAGTCTGCATTTCACCATCACCCTCACCGAGGAGCGGGCTCTGGAGCAAGCCAGAGCTGCCGATGCGGAGATAGCTTCTGGCAAATATCGTGGCCTCCTGCATGGCATTCCCTGGGGAGCCAAGGATCTGCTCGCAGTTAAGGGCTACCCGACCACGTGGGGCGCAGGCGGCTTCGAAAGGCAAAGCTTCAACGAGGACGCAACCGTCGTGCGGCGATTGGACGCAGCCGGCGCTGTGCTCGTCGCCAAGTTGACTCTTGGCGCGCTGGCTATGGGAGACAAGTGGTTCGGCGGTCGAACGCGCAATCCTTGGAACCCGAAACAAGGCTCAAGCGGCTCCTCCGCTGGTCCAGCCAGTGCAGTTGCCGCCGGCTGTGTAGCGTTTGCAATTGGATCGGAGACGCTCGGGTCGATCTCTTCACCGTCCACCCGTTGCGGCGATACCGGCCTGCGTCCAACCTTCGGCTTCGTTCCCCGCACAGGGGCGATGGCTTTGAGCTGGACGATGGATAAGCTCGGCCCTATCTGTCGAAGCGTGGAGGATTGCGCCATCGTATTGAACAGCATCCACGGCCCCGATGAGCAGGATCTGGCGACACGCAATGCAGCCTTCAACTGGGACGCAAATCTCGATTGGAAGAGCCTGCGAGTCGGTTACTTCAAAGGAGATTTCGATCCGCCAAAGCCATTCAAACCAGACGCGGCTGAAGCCAATGAGACGGTAGAGCAAAAGAAGCAGCGTGAACATAACAATGCTGCACGCTTGGTATCGTATGCCAGGCGCGAGTATGATCGGCACTTCAATCTGGCCGCTGTCGAAAAGCTGCGTCAAATGGGCGTGCAGCTCATTCCAGTTGAACTGCCAGATCTCCCCTACGACGCGATGAGCTCACTCCTGACCGCCGAAGCCGCAGCTGCATTCGATGACCTCACCATGACCGGCCGCGATCGTCTGCTGACAGAGCAGGGAGAAGAAGATTGGCCCAACGCTTTTCGCGTCTCACGCTTCTATCCCGCCGTCGAATACATTCAGGCCAATCGAGCACGCACTTTAGCTATCCGTGAACTATCAAAAGTGTTTGAACAGGTAGATATTGTAGTTACATCTTCCGGCAGCGAACAGTTAGTAACTACCAACCTCACTGGGCATCCAGCACTTATCCTTCCGAACGGCCTGCGCGGAGCAGATTCTCCCAAGCCACCAAAGACCGATGATGGAGAAGAGGATGATATCGGTGGGCCGAATACGCCGGTAAGTATCACCTTTCTCGCCGGACACTACCAGGATGCAAAGTTATGCGCCTTTGGACGCGCGTATCAGGACGCAACAGGCTTTCATAAGCTGCATCCAAAACTGGACTGA